A single genomic interval of Streptomyces sp. 1222.5 harbors:
- a CDS encoding cold-shock protein, with the protein MAKGTVKWFNAEKGFGFIEQEGGGPDVFAHYSNIATQGFRELQEGQKVEFDVTQGQKGPQAENIRPL; encoded by the coding sequence ATGGCCAAGGGCACTGTGAAGTGGTTCAACGCGGAAAAGGGCTTCGGCTTCATCGAGCAGGAGGGTGGCGGCCCCGACGTCTTCGCCCACTACTCGAACATCGCCACCCAGGGCTTCCGTGAGCTTCAGGAGGGCCAGAAGGTCGAGTTCGACGTTACGCAGGGCCAGAAGGGCCCGCAGGCGGAGAACATCCGCCCCCTGTAA